A region from the Oncorhynchus tshawytscha isolate Ot180627B linkage group LG26, Otsh_v2.0, whole genome shotgun sequence genome encodes:
- the LOC112225571 gene encoding zinc finger protein Helios isoform X5, translated as MGSPGQKGHVTQELGCPMLIGHSSVTLPVALSGDRPFQCNQCGVSFTQKGNLLRHIKLHTGEKPFKCPFCSYACRRRDALTGHLRTHSVGKPHKCNYCGRSYKQRISLEEHKERCHNYLQSVAMDPTSITGPYPGEVPKEQRPLAEAVAMATFDRPPVIERLQSNMGKRKSTTPQKFVGEKMMRYSYPELSYDMSLKYEKEAELMQAHMMDQAINNAISYLGSDSLRPLVHHPHPHGPHGPHPSLSMAEVVNMGNPLFHHVYPLEPGPGHRMDRPSSRDAPPHPSPLHPPLPDFTPSSNGPIALTRPKQHQLQGTREERECPSNSGLDSAESARSSPHERLGYYRNHRNNPHPRPRSRPNPANGGREEGQGGAEVAGVGLTAEVARGEAAETSRDGVRVFGREGREVRVFQCEHCCVLFLDHVMYTIHMGCHGYRDPLECNICGHHSKDRYEFSSHIVRGEHTFQ; from the exons ATGGGGTCCCCGGGTCAGAAGGGTCATGTGACCCAGGAACTCGGCTGCCCAATG CTGATAGGCCATTCCAGTGTAACACTTCCTGTGGCCCTCTCAGGTGATAGGCCATTCCAGTGTAACCAGTGTGGTGTGTCGTTCACTCAGAAGGGCAACCTGTTGAGACACATTAAGCTGCACACGGGGGAGAAGCCCTTCAAATGCCCCTTCTGCAGCTACGCCTGCCGCCGTCGTGACGCACTCACAGGCCACCTACGCACACACTCAG TGGGCAAACCACACAAGTGCAACTACTGTGGGCGGAGCTACAAACAGAGGATTTCATTGGAGGAGCATAAAGAGCGTTGCCATAACTACCTTCAGAGTGTTGCCATGGATCCCACCTCCATCACCGGACCTTATCCAG GTGAGGTCCCTAAAGAGCAGAGGCCCCTGGCCGAGGCTGTTGCCATGGCAACCTTCGACCGCCCACCAGTCATCGAGAGACTGCAGAGTAacatggggaagaggaagagCACCACCCCACAAAAGTTTGTGG GTGAGAAGATGATGCGTTACAGTTACCCAGAGCTGAGCTATGACATGAGTCTGAAGTATGAGAAGGAGGCAGAGCTGATGCAGGCTCACATGATGGACCAGGCTATCAACAACGCCATATCTTACCTGGGCTCTGACTCCCTGAGACCCCTGGTCCACCACCCCCATCCACACGGTCCACACGGTCCACACCCATCCCTCTCAATGGCTGAGGTGGTAAACATGGGCAACCCCCTCTTCCACCACGTCTACCCCCTGGAACCAGGGCCAGGGCACCGTATGGACCGACCAAGCAGCCGGGACGCCCCACCTCATCCTTCACCTCTGCACCCTCCTCTTCCTGACTTTACTCCCTCCTCCAACGGGCCCATCGCCCTCACCAGACCCAAGCAGCACCAGCTCCAGggtaccagagaggagagagagtgtcctAGCAACAGTGGGCTGGACTCGGCCGAATCTGCACGGAGCAGCCCACATGAGAGGCTGGGTTACTACAGGAACCACCGAAACAACCCCCACCCCCGACCCAGGTCCAGACCCAACCCAGCCAATggcgggagagaggaggggcaagGTGGGGCTGAGGTAGCTGGGGTGGGGTTGACAGCGGAGGTGGCCCGGGGAGAGGCGGCAGAGACAAGTCGGGACGGGGTGCGTGTGTTTGGGCGAGAAGGCCGGGAGGTGAGGGTGTTCCAGTGTGAGCACTGCTGTGTTCTCTTCCTGGACCACGTTATGTACACCATCCACATGGGCTGTCATGGTTACAGGGACCCGCTGGAGTGCAACATCTGTGGCCACCACAGTAAGGACCGCTACGAGTTCTCATCTCACATCGTCCGCGGGGAACACACCTTCCAGTAG
- the LOC112225571 gene encoding zinc finger protein Helios isoform X3 — METEATDVYSASNGDCPPRKTENSRMLVDLSANTPNGQQLQHPNSPTENTIKQEDETEDEGDRRTTAEDMGQSGEEGSGLEEPMIDSPNNLQDGVPGSEGSCDPGTRLPNGDRPFQCNQCGVSFTQKGNLLRHIKLHTGEKPFKCPFCSYACRRRDALTGHLRTHSVGKPHKCNYCGRSYKQRISLEEHKERCHNYLQSVAMDPTSITGPYPGEVPKEQRPLAEAVAMATFDRPPVIERLQSNMGKRKSTTPQKFVGEKMMRYSYPELSYDMSLKYEKEAELMQAHMMDQAINNAISYLGSDSLRPLVHHPHPHGPHGPHPSLSMAEVVNMGNPLFHHVYPLEPGPGHRMDRPSSRDAPPHPSPLHPPLPDFTPSSNGPIALTRPKQHQLQGTREERECPSNSGLDSAESARSSPHERLGYYRNHRNNPHPRPRSRPNPANGGREEGQGGAEVAGVGLTAEVARGEAAETSRDGVRVFGREGREVRVFQCEHCCVLFLDHVMYTIHMGCHGYRDPLECNICGHHSKDRYEFSSHIVRGEHTFQ, encoded by the exons gtAACGGAGACTGCCCTCCCAGGAAGACAGAGAACTCTAGAATGTTGGTGGACCTGTCGGCAAACACACCCAATGGACAGCAGCTCCAGCATCCTAATTCACCCACTG AAAACACAATCAAACAGGAAGATGAGACAGAAGATGAAGGGGACAGGAGGACCACAGCAGAGGACATGGGCCAAAGCGGGGAAGAGGGATCAGGTTTGGAGGAGCCCATGATTGACAGCCCAAACAACCTACAGGATGGGGTCCCCGGGTCAGAAGGGTCATGTGACCCAGGAACTCGGCTGCCCAATG GTGATAGGCCATTCCAGTGTAACCAGTGTGGTGTGTCGTTCACTCAGAAGGGCAACCTGTTGAGACACATTAAGCTGCACACGGGGGAGAAGCCCTTCAAATGCCCCTTCTGCAGCTACGCCTGCCGCCGTCGTGACGCACTCACAGGCCACCTACGCACACACTCAG TGGGCAAACCACACAAGTGCAACTACTGTGGGCGGAGCTACAAACAGAGGATTTCATTGGAGGAGCATAAAGAGCGTTGCCATAACTACCTTCAGAGTGTTGCCATGGATCCCACCTCCATCACCGGACCTTATCCAG GTGAGGTCCCTAAAGAGCAGAGGCCCCTGGCCGAGGCTGTTGCCATGGCAACCTTCGACCGCCCACCAGTCATCGAGAGACTGCAGAGTAacatggggaagaggaagagCACCACCCCACAAAAGTTTGTGG GTGAGAAGATGATGCGTTACAGTTACCCAGAGCTGAGCTATGACATGAGTCTGAAGTATGAGAAGGAGGCAGAGCTGATGCAGGCTCACATGATGGACCAGGCTATCAACAACGCCATATCTTACCTGGGCTCTGACTCCCTGAGACCCCTGGTCCACCACCCCCATCCACACGGTCCACACGGTCCACACCCATCCCTCTCAATGGCTGAGGTGGTAAACATGGGCAACCCCCTCTTCCACCACGTCTACCCCCTGGAACCAGGGCCAGGGCACCGTATGGACCGACCAAGCAGCCGGGACGCCCCACCTCATCCTTCACCTCTGCACCCTCCTCTTCCTGACTTTACTCCCTCCTCCAACGGGCCCATCGCCCTCACCAGACCCAAGCAGCACCAGCTCCAGggtaccagagaggagagagagtgtcctAGCAACAGTGGGCTGGACTCGGCCGAATCTGCACGGAGCAGCCCACATGAGAGGCTGGGTTACTACAGGAACCACCGAAACAACCCCCACCCCCGACCCAGGTCCAGACCCAACCCAGCCAATggcgggagagaggaggggcaagGTGGGGCTGAGGTAGCTGGGGTGGGGTTGACAGCGGAGGTGGCCCGGGGAGAGGCGGCAGAGACAAGTCGGGACGGGGTGCGTGTGTTTGGGCGAGAAGGCCGGGAGGTGAGGGTGTTCCAGTGTGAGCACTGCTGTGTTCTCTTCCTGGACCACGTTATGTACACCATCCACATGGGCTGTCATGGTTACAGGGACCCGCTGGAGTGCAACATCTGTGGCCACCACAGTAAGGACCGCTACGAGTTCTCATCTCACATCGTCCGCGGGGAACACACCTTCCAGTAG
- the LOC112225571 gene encoding zinc finger protein Helios isoform X4 — protein MLVDLSANTPNGQQLQHPNSPTENTIKQEDETEDEGDRRTTAEDMGQSGEEGSGLEEPMIDSPNNLQDGVPGSEGSCDPGTRLPNGDRPFQCNQCGVSFTQKGNLLRHIKLHTGEKPFKCPFCSYACRRRDALTGHLRTHSVGKPHKCNYCGRSYKQRISLEEHKERCHNYLQSVAMDPTSITGPYPGEVPKEQRPLAEAVAMATFDRPPVIERLQSNMGKRKSTTPQKFVGEKMMRYSYPELSYDMSLKYEKEAELMQAHMMDQAINNAISYLGSDSLRPLVHHPHPHGPHGPHPSLSMAEVVNMGNPLFHHVYPLEPGPGHRMDRPSSRDAPPHPSPLHPPLPDFTPSSNGPIALTRPKQHQLQGTREERECPSNSGLDSAESARSSPHERLGYYRNHRNNPHPRPRSRPNPANGGREEGQGGAEVAGVGLTAEVARGEAAETSRDGVRVFGREGREVRVFQCEHCCVLFLDHVMYTIHMGCHGYRDPLECNICGHHSKDRYEFSSHIVRGEHTFQ, from the exons ATGTTGGTGGACCTGTCGGCAAACACACCCAATGGACAGCAGCTCCAGCATCCTAATTCACCCACTG AAAACACAATCAAACAGGAAGATGAGACAGAAGATGAAGGGGACAGGAGGACCACAGCAGAGGACATGGGCCAAAGCGGGGAAGAGGGATCAGGTTTGGAGGAGCCCATGATTGACAGCCCAAACAACCTACAGGATGGGGTCCCCGGGTCAGAAGGGTCATGTGACCCAGGAACTCGGCTGCCCAATG GTGATAGGCCATTCCAGTGTAACCAGTGTGGTGTGTCGTTCACTCAGAAGGGCAACCTGTTGAGACACATTAAGCTGCACACGGGGGAGAAGCCCTTCAAATGCCCCTTCTGCAGCTACGCCTGCCGCCGTCGTGACGCACTCACAGGCCACCTACGCACACACTCAG TGGGCAAACCACACAAGTGCAACTACTGTGGGCGGAGCTACAAACAGAGGATTTCATTGGAGGAGCATAAAGAGCGTTGCCATAACTACCTTCAGAGTGTTGCCATGGATCCCACCTCCATCACCGGACCTTATCCAG GTGAGGTCCCTAAAGAGCAGAGGCCCCTGGCCGAGGCTGTTGCCATGGCAACCTTCGACCGCCCACCAGTCATCGAGAGACTGCAGAGTAacatggggaagaggaagagCACCACCCCACAAAAGTTTGTGG GTGAGAAGATGATGCGTTACAGTTACCCAGAGCTGAGCTATGACATGAGTCTGAAGTATGAGAAGGAGGCAGAGCTGATGCAGGCTCACATGATGGACCAGGCTATCAACAACGCCATATCTTACCTGGGCTCTGACTCCCTGAGACCCCTGGTCCACCACCCCCATCCACACGGTCCACACGGTCCACACCCATCCCTCTCAATGGCTGAGGTGGTAAACATGGGCAACCCCCTCTTCCACCACGTCTACCCCCTGGAACCAGGGCCAGGGCACCGTATGGACCGACCAAGCAGCCGGGACGCCCCACCTCATCCTTCACCTCTGCACCCTCCTCTTCCTGACTTTACTCCCTCCTCCAACGGGCCCATCGCCCTCACCAGACCCAAGCAGCACCAGCTCCAGggtaccagagaggagagagagtgtcctAGCAACAGTGGGCTGGACTCGGCCGAATCTGCACGGAGCAGCCCACATGAGAGGCTGGGTTACTACAGGAACCACCGAAACAACCCCCACCCCCGACCCAGGTCCAGACCCAACCCAGCCAATggcgggagagaggaggggcaagGTGGGGCTGAGGTAGCTGGGGTGGGGTTGACAGCGGAGGTGGCCCGGGGAGAGGCGGCAGAGACAAGTCGGGACGGGGTGCGTGTGTTTGGGCGAGAAGGCCGGGAGGTGAGGGTGTTCCAGTGTGAGCACTGCTGTGTTCTCTTCCTGGACCACGTTATGTACACCATCCACATGGGCTGTCATGGTTACAGGGACCCGCTGGAGTGCAACATCTGTGGCCACCACAGTAAGGACCGCTACGAGTTCTCATCTCACATCGTCCGCGGGGAACACACCTTCCAGTAG